TGGTTTTGACGTATCGACAATGATCCTGTCGATGTTCACGGAATAAAAAAGCTTTTTCCTCCTACGTTCCATCTCATCCGCCTGTTCCCGGTATTTTTCGCGTATATTGATGTCAGAAGTATCCAAATAATAGGCTCTGCCGCTTTCCGGGTCCTTCAACTCGATAATACCCGCATCGGGCAGCTCCCGTTCCCGCGGATCGATTATCTGTACAGCCACAAGATCGTGCTTTTTCCCGGCGATAGATAACGGTTTTTTCAGGCCTTTATCCTGGAAATCCGATATCAAGAATGTAACGGTACTTTTTTTTGTAAGCCGCGACAGATATTCAAGCGAAAGTGATATGTTCGTTCCGATCCCTTGCGGCTTAAAATACAAAGCTTCCCTGATTATCTTAAAAACATGCTTTGTACCTTTCCGTGGCGGAAGATACCTTTCTATCCGGTCCGTGAACACCAAGAGGCCTACTTTATCGTTGTTCTTTATAGCGGACGCGGCGAGAACGGCACACACTTCAGCCGCGAGGTCCCTTTTCAGGTGATTTACGCTTCCAAAACGGTTCGACCCGGACACATCAAGGAGCAGCATTATGGTAAGTTCCCGTTCTTCGACAAATTTCTTGATAAAGGGCCGGCCCATACGTGCGGTAACGTTCCAGTCGATAGAACGTATCTCATCCCCGGGGAGATATTCGCGCACCTCCACGAACTCCATACCCCGCCCTTTGAATACGCTTTTATATTCGCCAGCGAATATATCCGTGGCTTTTTTCGCGGTCGTGATCTGTATCCGACGTATTTTCCTGAGTATCTCAGCCGGTATCATTCAAAGATCCCCCTTGAACCGGAACCCTCATGGAATGGGTATTTTGTCAAATATGGTCTTGATAATATCCTCCGAGGACATCTCTTCGGCTTCAGCTTCATAGCTGGGCATTATCCTGTGACGCAAAACATCATATCCTATCTCCCGTATATCCTGAGGAGTAATGTACCCGCGTCCTCGTAAGAACGCGAACGCCTTGGCGGCAAGCACCAGCGCTATCGTCGCTCTGGGTGAAGCTCCCAGCTGGATAAGGCTCTTTAGATCCTTAAGACCATATTGCTCCGGACGCCTCGTGGCGAATACAAGATCAACAATATACCTTTTTATCTTGTCATCCACATACACCTCATCGACGATCTCCCTCGCTTTTAGAATGTCTTCCGGCGTCGCTACAGGAGAAACCCCGGCCTTTTTTCTGGTATTTCCCATCCTGTCCAGGACCACGATCTCCTCGTCCGGCTCAAGATATGATATCTTGACCTTCAGCATAAAACGGTCAACTTGGGCTTCCGGCAAC
The DNA window shown above is from Candidatus Omnitrophota bacterium and carries:
- a CDS encoding DUF58 domain-containing protein is translated as MIPAEILRKIRRIQITTAKKATDIFAGEYKSVFKGRGMEFVEVREYLPGDEIRSIDWNVTARMGRPFIKKFVEERELTIMLLLDVSGSNRFGSVNHLKRDLAAEVCAVLAASAIKNNDKVGLLVFTDRIERYLPPRKGTKHVFKIIREALYFKPQGIGTNISLSLEYLSRLTKKSTVTFLISDFQDKGLKKPLSIAGKKHDLVAVQIIDPRERELPDAGIIELKDPESGRAYYLDTSDINIREKYREQADEMERRRKKLFYSVNIDRIIVDTSKPYEAALVDFFTHRKQKRGL